A region of the Myxococcus stipitatus DSM 14675 genome:
GCTTGATTAAGTCATCAACAGGAACTCCGGAAGGACCAAAAACCCCATTCGTCCAAATGCGAACGGTTGTGGTGTGCTTTAGGTTTAGCTGTATTTCCTTGGCGATCAAGAGTCCTTCTGTTGACGAGCCTAAGAACATCAGCGGGTGCTCGTTGGGGGGGCGATAAAAGCTATTTCGCTGTCTGAGTCTTTGAGCCATGACGAGGGCCATGGCGCGCCAGATTCTTGGATGGGCATCAGCCAGTTGATGAAAGTCTGGCTCTTGTATCTTCATTGCGACTACGGGGTCTTTGGCCTTGACGGTTGCCGCTCTGGGGGCGGACGGATCGATAAGGGCCATTTCCCCGAGAGCTTCGCGTGAGCCTCTGTCGGCGACGTGGCGGCCATTGATGAAGACAGAGGTTGTTCCCGAGAGAACAAAGAAGATGCTGTTGTCAATATCGTTCTGGGCCATGATTACGTCGCCGGCCTTGAACTCAATCAGGCTTCCAATATTGGCGAGGCCCTCGGCAAGCGCAGGATCATGCTGCACGACTGCCTGTTGCATCAGTGCTTCAATGAGTATCCGCTTCCCTTTGTCACCCTCATAGCGAGCCTTCATTGTTCCCCCATGCGAGGGAGCTAAGCAGCAGGGCAGGCCTCTGGCAAGATGCTGCCATTGATGTTCATGGGGTGGGCGTCTCTGGGCATGAATCCTGCAATGACTGCCGCGCGGGCCACTCGCAGAAAGAGCCCCCATAGAGAGAGGTGAATGCCCTGCCCTCTCGCCAGAGCCCGCCTCTTCACCGTTCAGAAGGACGCCCCGGAGCCCGCCGAGTGCGCGCCGAGGCGTTACACCTTCCGTGCCAATGACGGCGACTTCGACCGGTACAACGACCGGTTGAGCGTCCAGGGCTGGATGCTGGACGCATTCAACGCCAACCCCATCGTCCTCTACAACCACGACGACGGTTCCGGTGGTCTCTTCGGGACAGGCCGCAAGGACGTCCTGCCCATCGGGAAGGGGCGCGCCTACGTCCAGGGCGACGCCCTCCTGGTGGACATCGAGTTCGACCAGGAAGACGACTTCGCGCGCAAGGTCGAGAGCAAGGTGGCGCGGGGCATACTGAATGCCGTGTCGGTGCGCTACCTCATGCACCGCTACCACGAGAACGAGCGCGGCGGCTTCGATTGCGAGCAGCAAGAGCTACTCGAAATCTCCGTCGTCACGATTCCAGGCAACCAGCGCGCGGTGCGTGTGAAGGAGCTGGCCGACGAACGCGCCGGCTTCATCCAGGACGTAGCCAGGGCGGTGGTGGCTGCCCTCGACGTGCGCGAGCGGAACAAGGCCGCGCCGCCACCCGTCCCCGACGTCAACGCACTGGCCAGGCACACGGCCGAGTCCCTCTTGCAGCACCTCACCTTGGAGACGCACCGATGACCCCCGAACAGATGCAGGAAGTGGCGAAGTCCCTGGGGCCCCTCGTGGCCGCGCAGCTCATGGAGCAGGCCAAGGGCCAGCGTGACGGGCTGGCGAGTCTCCTCGGCGCGAAGTCCAAGCCGGAGGACAGCCAGGCGCCCAGCATTCTGAAGAACCTGAACCACTTCGGCGCGTACCTGAAGGCAGTGGTGAACGCGGGCCGCAACCCCACGCGCGAGGCGGTGCTGGAGCAGGCCAAGCGCTTCGGTGGCTCCGACGTCCAGAAGGCGGTGCAGGAGAGCGTCTTCAGCTCGGCGGGCGTGCTGGTGCCGGTGCAGGAGGCAGAAGAGATGATTGAGTTCCTCCGTCCGGACTCCGTCGTCCTCGCGCTGGGCGCGCGCACGGTGCCCTTCAAGGGGGAGCTGCACTACGGGAAGAAGACCGGAAGCGTCACCTTCAAGTGGATTGGCGAGGGAGAGAAGGTGGAGAAGTCCCAGCCCTCCCACGGGAAGGTGGTCCTCAAGGCCCACAAGGCCATGCTTCTCGCGGACATCTCGAACGACCTGCTGCGCAACCCGAGGGTGGGAGACGCGGGAGTGGCCGAGGACGTCCGCGAAGCGGCGGCGGACGGCATGGACGACTCGGCCATCAACGGTGACGGGCAGGGCCCCAACCCCAAGGGCGTCCTCGCGCAGCTCGATTCCTCGCACTCGAAGGCTCGGAGTGGGACGAGTGCGAACCACTACATCGCGGACGTGGATGGAATGGTGGAGGACGTCCTCAAGGCGAACATCAAGCTGCGGCGCCCCGGCTTCCTGCTGCACCCGACCCGCGAAACGGAGCTGCTCGGTCTGAAGGATGGAGGCACCTGGATTTTCCGTGACGAGATGCTCAGTCGGGGCACCTTGCGTGGCTTCCCCTACAAGGCGTCCACGCGGATTGCGCCGAGTCGCATCCTCTTCGGGACGTGGGACCAACTGCTCTACGGCGTGGACACGGAGTTCGTGCTGTCCGAGCACGACACCCGGGCCGAGTACGACGAGACGACGCTCCGGGGAATCTGTCGTGGAGACTTCAAGCTGCGGCACGACAAGGCGTTCTCGGAGCGAAAGGGCTACTGAGCCCGCGGCCTCACCAGGAGACACGACATGCACGCGAACACGCAGGACTTCCAAGTCTTCTACAAGGCCGTCGGTGTTGCTGGTGGAGCGCTCACGGCGGGTGGCTCGGGCGATGCCGTCGAGGTGGCGAGCGGCGCAGTGGATCGCAACGGCTTCGACTCCGCGCAGCTCCTCTTCACGGGGACCACCAATTGCGCGGCGGGCCAGACGCTCAAGGTCACGGTGAAGGTGGCCGAGTCCGAGGACGGCTCGACGTTCGGCGCGGACGAGACGCTGGCGAATGCCGTGACGGTGGCGGCCGGAGGCGCCGCGCCTCAGAGCTTCTGCTTCCGGGTTGACCTGCGCGTCGCCAACCGCGAGCGCTTCCTACGTATGAGGGTGACTCCCGACTTGTCGGCGGCGAGCACGGACACCGCGCAATGGGGCGCGGCCCTGGTGCTGGGCGGTGCTGACGAGTTCCCCGTGCGGTGAACCATGGCCTCTCCTGCGGACCTGTGCCTTGCCTCG
Encoded here:
- a CDS encoding TIR domain-containing protein; this translates as MKARYEGDKGKRILIEALMQQAVVQHDPALAEGLANIGSLIEFKAGDVIMAQNDIDNSIFFVLSGTTSVFINGRHVADRGSREALGEMALIDPSAPRAATVKAKDPVVAMKIQEPDFHQLADAHPRIWRAMALVMAQRLRQRNSFYRPPNEHPLMFLGSSTEGLLIAKEIQLNLKHTTTVRIWTNGVFGPSGVPVDDLIKQVDACDFAAFVFGPDDTTISRKELLDAPRDNVVFELGLFMGRVGRERAFIIKEQSTEIKIPSDLLGITPITYIARPGDKDLSAALGPACTEIENVIKRVGTR
- a CDS encoding HK97 family phage prohead protease; its protein translation is MPCPLARARLFTVQKDAPEPAECAPRRYTFRANDGDFDRYNDRLSVQGWMLDAFNANPIVLYNHDDGSGGLFGTGRKDVLPIGKGRAYVQGDALLVDIEFDQEDDFARKVESKVARGILNAVSVRYLMHRYHENERGGFDCEQQELLEISVVTIPGNQRAVRVKELADERAGFIQDVARAVVAALDVRERNKAAPPPVPDVNALARHTAESLLQHLTLETHR
- a CDS encoding phage major capsid protein, whose amino-acid sequence is MTPEQMQEVAKSLGPLVAAQLMEQAKGQRDGLASLLGAKSKPEDSQAPSILKNLNHFGAYLKAVVNAGRNPTREAVLEQAKRFGGSDVQKAVQESVFSSAGVLVPVQEAEEMIEFLRPDSVVLALGARTVPFKGELHYGKKTGSVTFKWIGEGEKVEKSQPSHGKVVLKAHKAMLLADISNDLLRNPRVGDAGVAEDVREAAADGMDDSAINGDGQGPNPKGVLAQLDSSHSKARSGTSANHYIADVDGMVEDVLKANIKLRRPGFLLHPTRETELLGLKDGGTWIFRDEMLSRGTLRGFPYKASTRIAPSRILFGTWDQLLYGVDTEFVLSEHDTRAEYDETTLRGICRGDFKLRHDKAFSERKGY